The following proteins are encoded in a genomic region of Eulemur rufifrons isolate Redbay chromosome 18, OSU_ERuf_1, whole genome shotgun sequence:
- the SMIM43 gene encoding small integral membrane protein 43, producing MEWELNLLLYLALFFFLLFLLFLLLFVVIKQLKNSVASTAGALQPGRLSLHREPWGFSREQAV from the coding sequence ATGGAGTGGGAACTCAACTTGCTGCTCTACCTGGCGCTCTTCTTCTTCCTGCTCTTCttacttttcctcctcctcttcgtgGTCATCAAGCAGCTGAAGAACTCCGTGGCCAGCACGGCCGGGGCGCTCCAACCCGGGCGCCTCTCGCTGCACCGCGAGCCCTGGGGCTTCTCCCGCGAGCAAGCGGTGTGA